In Halobacteria archaeon AArc-dxtr1, the genomic stretch ATGGGCCGCAAACAGTACGAACAGGCGTTCGTCGCCAACGAAATCCTCAGCTATCTCATCAAGGCGCTCTTCGACGAGGAATACGGTAGTGACGCTTTCGGCCTCGATGATCTCTTTGCGGCTGCACTTCAGATGCAACGCGAGCGGACAGTCCCTCCTGTCGCTGCCGAGAACCAAAATGTCGAGGAGTCGCTTACGCGCCACTTCGAGAAAGATGACCGTCAATTCCAGGTGTCGATGGACGCCGTCGGGAATCGTCTGGATAAACTCAGAGAAGATGCGCACCTGCGACGTATCTTCAGTCACGTTCCGGAACAGGGTGATGACGGCGAATACGTCGACAACCGATTTGACTTCCGCGAGTTCCTCGACGAAGATGCCACGATCTTGTTCGACTTGGGTGATCTCCGTCCGGAGGCTCAGCGAGCAATTACACTCCTCCTGTTGAGTAACCTCTGGGATGCGGTGCGGGTGCGTCGGCGTGATGGAAAGACAGACTACGAGAATCTCACCAACCTCATCATCGAGGAGGCAGCCCCCGTCGCCTCAACGAAACTCGTTTCGGAGCAACTGCTTCCCCAAGGTCGGTCGTTCGGTCTGAGCATGGGACTGGTGATGCAGTTCCCCGGCCAGGTCAGGAATCGAAGCGAGCGTGCCTACTACGAGGTCCTCAACAACGTCAAAACGAAGCTCATCGGGAACATCTCCATCGAGCGTGACCTCGCCGAGTCGCTGGCCCACGAAGACTTGAGTCCGACTGATCTCCGAAATCGAATCAACACGCTCCCCAGTGGAGAGTGGATCGCGCAACTCCCGAGCCCGTCATTCGGGGAGACGGGTCCAGCCCCATTCTCGGTGAAGCCACTTCCGATAGCAGCCGGCCATCCAGAGAGCGACGAGCCGCTCTCTGTCGAACAAGAGGGCCACTTCGAGACCGTGGCCCTTCCCCGGCTGTCGGAGCGTACACAGACCCAGTACGGACTTGCTGAGACCTCTAGCGAATCAGAGGCCGGAGACACCGAGGGATGGGGAAGTAGACCGAAGGAAGAACGGTCGACATCCACAGAATCGGCTAACCCTGTGGACACGACGCAGTCGTCGTTCATCGGACAGGCAACCAGTGGTTCAGTAGCCGACGACGAGGGAGAGAACAAAGCGGACTCCACCAACTTACTGTTTGGAAATCCCGAGTCAACTGCGTCAGAAGAGCCAACCGGTGAAGAGGAGGAGACAGCTGTCGACAAGAACGGATCATCGCCATTACAGTCGCCAGTACAGGCTGGTGGTGTAACCGTCCCAGATGACGAGCTTCGACGACGCGGACTCACTCATGACGACGTCCGATTCCTGACTCGCATCCTCGACGTGATGAATGGTGATGCCCCGGACCACACGCTCTTGGATTCGATGAGTGCGTTCAAGAACGACTTTGACGACCTGGACGTGCAACGGCTCGTCGATCAGGACCTGCTGGAGGAAGGACGAGCATGCGGTCGGAAGTACTATACCGTTCTCCCAGCAGGGCGCGAACTGCTCGGCCAGAAGCTCAAGGTCGGCCCTGGTCAGGGAGATATCGGTGAGAAGACGCCGCACAAGGTCGGTGTGAAGCTGCTCGAATTGTGGTTAGAAGCCCGCGACGATGTCGAGAAGGTCGAATCTTACTACGAGTACGATGAGGAGACGGTGTTCGACGTTGCCGGTCTCGATGCTGACGGAGAACTCGTGTGGGTCGGTGAAGCCGAACTCGCGAGTAATAATAAACACGCCCCAGTCGACGACTACGACAAACAGAGTCGGGTAGACGCAAACGTTGTCTGGGCGTTCAACAGACGCGAGACCGCCGTCGAGGTATTAGACCATCTCGCAGAGGCCGACCGAATCGAAAGCAGTGTGAGCGGCCGTGCAGCCCGATCGTTCTCCGACATTCGAGAGGCCGTTGAATCGTTCGACGCAGCTGGGCTGACGACGATTCGGAGCTTCAACAAGCTCGATCAGGAGTTCAACACATGACGTGGCGCCAGGCGACTCGCGAGGAGATCTACAGGTACTACACCGAGGAGTTCCCCTCGTACCGTGACGAACTCCCGTCGTTCATTACAGCGAAGGGGCCGAAACAGTACGCGCTTGCGTTTCGGGAACCCCACCCGGTCCGGAAAGATGGAGTCCCAGACAAGGACTTCATCCGACGAGATACGTGGCAGACGAACATCTCAGGTGAGCGGACCACGGCTGCGTTCCACGACTTCGACGACGTCCTCGAGTTCATCCGCCACCCTGCACGAAACGATCCACTCGGTCGGAGTGACTTCGCGCTCGCAGATCCCGACTTGCTCGACAAACCGGGCCCATGTCCTGATGCGGTCTACTACGCCCTCGATCACTGGGAACGGCCATGGGTGCTCCTCGTCGATATCGACTCGAAAACGATAGCACGAGAGCGAGCAACGCAAGCAGTATCGGACGAGAATGTTTCAGAGGATAGCGAGGCACTGCTCGATGCCGCGGGAATTCTCGAAGCAGACCCAGCAGGCTACCCGTATTCTTTCGAGGATATCGAACGGGCCATCGAGTACGGCTTCGAGGTGCGAGAGATCTTCGAGGACGACTTTAACGCCGAGGAGACACTGGTGGTGTACAGCGGCCAGGGCGTTCACGTCTATCTCCTCGATACTGATCCTTCTCATCGGTACGATGCCAAGAGTCGAGAAGTGCTGAACGATCTTTTGCAAGACACCTACGAGATACCCATCGACCCAGTGGTAACCGCCGACCGCCGTCGGGTTGCCCGGCTCCCCTACTCGTTGCACGCTGATGTCTGCAGTATCGTCACGCCGGTCGAGAGCCCGAACTTCGACGTTCGGTCTGCGACACCGGAGGTGCTCCAAGAATGAGCCGGTCGACGCCTGTCAAGGACGAGCGTGCCGCCTATCGCGTTGCGACGCTCCCGCTCGAATACGGCACAACCCGCATCAACCAGCTGTTCACGCGGGGCTACAATCGATACATCGTCGACGGGGAAAACCAACCAGTCGATC encodes the following:
- a CDS encoding DNA primase, which codes for MTWRQATREEIYRYYTEEFPSYRDELPSFITAKGPKQYALAFREPHPVRKDGVPDKDFIRRDTWQTNISGERTTAAFHDFDDVLEFIRHPARNDPLGRSDFALADPDLLDKPGPCPDAVYYALDHWERPWVLLVDIDSKTIARERATQAVSDENVSEDSEALLDAAGILEADPAGYPYSFEDIERAIEYGFEVREIFEDDFNAEETLVVYSGQGVHVYLLDTDPSHRYDAKSREVLNDLLQDTYEIPIDPVVTADRRRVARLPYSLHADVCSIVTPVESPNFDVRSATPEVLQE
- a CDS encoding ATP-binding protein, which produces MSNDEYLKVTPTSGSLRRSDIPATLESLHKLSNPAAESFWSRLSPRVDTAPPTFEFLAASAGPDEPVEFYYGVNQEEHLNTLEKRLQSIYPTTFTVARTELDLEPMLGLQTEVSNEDTSEQAEQEISDGERSADLAESNLEEIDENDGGDERIEHTPFGVEWLGKAGRKTDWMTTITPFVIDEPDEEYESERPPLSAVVEVLHEMTVPTVYQILWQRKPDWRDDAEIRQSNLKEGRDTWSEEFIGSWFEPVDADPADRELSRETEDRIQRIDSKHPRRTFTVNARAVAMARPDETDIRAELDQLKASLDPLDGPFYELSGRRVREKGSLDRQKAKRAQRHLKRVLTAEIVTGGRKKRLDLVFNADELANLVVVPSGDDLTVEGSRGARSEQRSRNPLPRPNPDLMAQFREGMAIGYALDENSTIQPDPIRIPPNILTRHYGRFASTGAGKSKAIINDALSLRETTGGPVIIVDPKGDGMCANYLRCHYERFSGLDNTYQFCVPETLPAFSFFDIRSTLEAGWRREDAIQDKVDHFHDIMRMVMGRKQYEQAFVANEILSYLIKALFDEEYGSDAFGLDDLFAAALQMQRERTVPPVAAENQNVEESLTRHFEKDDRQFQVSMDAVGNRLDKLREDAHLRRIFSHVPEQGDDGEYVDNRFDFREFLDEDATILFDLGDLRPEAQRAITLLLLSNLWDAVRVRRRDGKTDYENLTNLIIEEAAPVASTKLVSEQLLPQGRSFGLSMGLVMQFPGQVRNRSERAYYEVLNNVKTKLIGNISIERDLAESLAHEDLSPTDLRNRINTLPSGEWIAQLPSPSFGETGPAPFSVKPLPIAAGHPESDEPLSVEQEGHFETVALPRLSERTQTQYGLAETSSESEAGDTEGWGSRPKEERSTSTESANPVDTTQSSFIGQATSGSVADDEGENKADSTNLLFGNPESTASEEPTGEEEETAVDKNGSSPLQSPVQAGGVTVPDDELRRRGLTHDDVRFLTRILDVMNGDAPDHTLLDSMSAFKNDFDDLDVQRLVDQDLLEEGRACGRKYYTVLPAGRELLGQKLKVGPGQGDIGEKTPHKVGVKLLELWLEARDDVEKVESYYEYDEETVFDVAGLDADGELVWVGEAELASNNKHAPVDDYDKQSRVDANVVWAFNRRETAVEVLDHLAEADRIESSVSGRAARSFSDIREAVESFDAAGLTTIRSFNKLDQEFNT